The following are encoded together in the Williamwhitmania sp. genome:
- a CDS encoding IS1595 family transposase yields LQQYLDEFVYKLNRRYFGDKIFDRLVVANITGL; encoded by the coding sequence ATCTACAGCAGTACCTTGATGAGTTCGTATACAAATTAAACAGAAGGTATTTTGGTGATAAAATCTTCGATAGGCTAGTGGTAGCCAATATTACAGGATTATGA